From a region of the Janthinobacterium sp. 61 genome:
- the folD gene encoding bifunctional methylenetetrahydrofolate dehydrogenase/methenyltetrahydrofolate cyclohydrolase FolD, whose amino-acid sequence MPAQLIDGIALSQKLRSEIATRAAALTAKGIQPGLAVILVGEDPASQVYVRNKVKACGDVGFHSVLEKYEADLSEADLLARIASLNTDPAIHGILVQMPLPKHINPHKVIEAIATTKDVDGYSVLSAGELMTGLPGFRPCTPYGCMKLIESTGVDLRGKHAVVIGRSNTVGKPMALLLLQANATVTICHSATPDLGLYTRQADVVVAAVGRRNTLTADMVKPGAIVIDVGMNRDDDSKLCGDVDFAGVKEVASHITPVPGGVGPMTITMLLMNTVEAAERI is encoded by the coding sequence ATGCCAGCACAACTGATCGACGGAATCGCCCTTTCCCAAAAACTGCGCAGCGAGATCGCCACGCGCGCCGCCGCCCTCACGGCCAAAGGCATCCAGCCCGGCCTGGCCGTAATTCTCGTCGGCGAAGACCCGGCCAGCCAGGTGTATGTCCGCAACAAGGTCAAGGCGTGCGGCGACGTGGGTTTTCACTCGGTGCTGGAAAAATATGAAGCGGACCTGTCCGAAGCGGACTTGCTGGCACGTATCGCCAGCCTGAATACCGACCCGGCCATCCACGGCATCCTCGTGCAAATGCCCTTGCCCAAGCACATCAACCCGCACAAGGTCATCGAAGCGATCGCCACGACGAAAGACGTGGATGGCTATTCCGTCCTGAGCGCCGGCGAACTGATGACGGGCTTGCCCGGCTTCCGCCCGTGCACGCCTTACGGCTGCATGAAATTGATCGAAAGCACGGGCGTGGACTTGCGCGGCAAGCACGCCGTCGTCATCGGCCGTAGCAACACCGTCGGCAAGCCGATGGCCCTGCTGCTCTTGCAAGCGAACGCTACCGTCACCATCTGCCATAGTGCAACCCCGGACCTGGGCCTGTACACGCGCCAGGCCGACGTCGTCGTGGCCGCCGTCGGCCGCCGCAACACCCTGACAGCCGACATGGTCAAACCAGGCGCCATCGTCATCGATGTGGGCATGAACCGCGACGATGACAGCAAGCTGTGCGGTGACGTGGATTTTGCGGGCGTGAAAGAAGTCGCCTCCCACATCACGCCCGTGCCGGGTGGTGTTGGCCCGATGACGATCACCATGTTATTAATGAACACGGTAGAGGCTGCCGAGCGCATCTAA
- a CDS encoding HlyD family secretion protein, with the protein MSNQPGQAEHKVLSAVPPAAPAAPSLPAASASSAPPNNRVKIIAGLIVLVALGAGARMWYRSHYFVETENAYVSGHVHPVSARISGVVTKVFIDDNQMVKEGDVIAELDPFDQRVKTEQIAAQIASAEQQVLQADAQIAQVQAQASAAQAQVAQADAQLLRAKQDADRYGQLYTSQMKAVSKAELDAANAARSSAVADLAARRDSASAAKAQIGAAQAARDVAKAQVAVLRVQLKDAEQQLQYNRILAPVAGRIGKRNVETGMRVQPGQQLTAIVQDNVWVTANFKETQLADLHRGQSVHVTIDAMPGKKLVGTVDSFAPASGAQFALLPADNATGNFTKIVQRVPVKIVFKPEDIKAMNGRLVPGMSVIAEVEVNQPVSSQDKAPRHAAAPAAPAAQTAAR; encoded by the coding sequence ATGTCCAACCAGCCAGGCCAAGCAGAGCACAAGGTGCTTAGCGCCGTCCCACCCGCGGCCCCTGCCGCACCTTCCTTGCCCGCCGCTTCCGCCAGCTCCGCACCACCTAACAACCGCGTAAAAATCATCGCCGGCCTGATCGTCCTCGTCGCGCTGGGCGCTGGCGCGCGCATGTGGTATCGCAGCCACTATTTCGTGGAAACGGAAAACGCCTATGTGTCCGGCCACGTGCATCCCGTTTCGGCACGCATTTCCGGCGTCGTCACCAAGGTCTTCATTGACGATAATCAAATGGTGAAAGAGGGCGACGTGATCGCTGAACTCGATCCCTTCGACCAGCGCGTGAAAACCGAGCAGATCGCCGCGCAGATCGCCAGCGCCGAGCAGCAAGTGCTGCAGGCCGACGCGCAAATCGCGCAAGTGCAGGCGCAAGCGAGCGCCGCCCAGGCGCAAGTGGCGCAGGCCGATGCACAGCTGCTGCGCGCAAAACAGGATGCAGACCGTTATGGCCAGCTGTACACGAGCCAGATGAAAGCCGTCTCGAAAGCGGAACTCGATGCGGCCAATGCGGCCCGCTCGAGCGCCGTGGCCGACCTGGCCGCCCGCCGCGACAGCGCTTCGGCTGCCAAGGCGCAGATTGGTGCGGCGCAAGCCGCACGCGACGTGGCCAAGGCGCAAGTGGCCGTGCTGCGCGTGCAATTAAAGGACGCGGAACAGCAGCTGCAGTACAACCGCATCCTGGCCCCCGTTGCCGGCCGCATCGGCAAGCGCAACGTGGAAACGGGCATGCGCGTGCAGCCTGGCCAGCAATTGACGGCCATCGTGCAAGACAACGTCTGGGTCACCGCCAACTTCAAGGAAACCCAATTGGCCGACCTGCACCGCGGCCAGAGCGTGCACGTGACCATCGACGCCATGCCAGGCAAGAAACTGGTGGGCACGGTCGACAGCTTCGCACCTGCCTCGGGCGCGCAATTCGCCCTGCTGCCTGCAGATAACGCCACCGGCAACTTCACCAAGATCGTCCAGCGCGTGCCGGTCAAAATCGTCTTCAAGCCGGAAGACATCAAGGCCATGAATGGCCGCCTGGTGCCGGGCATGTCGGTGATTGCTGAAGTGGAAGTCAACCAGCCCGTGTCGTCTCAGGACAAGGCGCCGCGCCATGCCGCTGCGCCAGCTGCTCCCGCCGCGCAGACCGCCGCCCGCTAA
- the aceF gene encoding dihydrolipoyllysine-residue acetyltransferase, protein MSIVEVKVPDIGDFKEVEIIELMVKPGDTVKVDQSLITVESDKASMEIPSSHAGVVKELKVNVGDKIAEGSLVLLLEVADDASAPAPAAAAAPVAAPAAEAAPAAAAPVPAAAAGAPALVEVTVPDIGDFKEVEVIELMVKVGDAIKVDQSLLTVESDKASMEIPSSHAGIVKELKVKVGDKVAKGSLVLVVETTGGAAAPAAAPAAAPAPAAQAAAAPAVASAPVAAAAPAAAPAANGKLAHASPSIRKFARELGVDLARVGGSGPKGRITQEDVQNFVKGVMSGAVAAPNAPVAKAGSGVGLDLLPWPSLDFSKFGATELLPLSRIKKISGPNLHRNWVMIPHVTQFDEADVTDLEAFRVDTNAANAKNKDAAKLTMLAFVIKASVAALKKFPAFNASLDAKGENLILKQYYNIGFAADTPNGLVVPVIKGADQKSVSQIAREMTELSLQAREGKLKPADMQGASFTISSLGGIGGTHFTPIVNAPEVAILGLSKASIKPVWDGKAFQPRLMMGTSLSYDHRVVDGAMGARFSVYLGEVLADMRKILL, encoded by the coding sequence ATGAGCATTGTGGAAGTCAAAGTCCCGGATATCGGCGATTTCAAGGAAGTCGAGATCATTGAACTGATGGTCAAGCCAGGCGACACGGTCAAGGTAGACCAGTCCCTGATCACGGTCGAATCGGACAAGGCCAGCATGGAAATTCCATCGAGCCACGCCGGTGTCGTCAAGGAATTGAAAGTCAACGTGGGCGACAAGATCGCCGAAGGTTCGCTGGTCCTGCTGCTGGAAGTGGCGGACGACGCCTCGGCGCCTGCGCCTGCCGCCGCTGCTGCTCCAGTAGCAGCACCTGCCGCTGAAGCCGCCCCCGCTGCTGCCGCACCGGTACCCGCCGCCGCCGCCGGCGCGCCAGCCCTGGTCGAAGTGACCGTGCCCGATATCGGCGACTTCAAGGAAGTCGAAGTCATCGAATTGATGGTCAAGGTGGGCGATGCCATCAAGGTCGACCAGTCGCTGCTGACGGTCGAATCGGACAAGGCCAGCATGGAAATTCCATCGAGCCACGCCGGTATCGTCAAGGAGTTGAAAGTCAAGGTTGGCGACAAGGTTGCCAAGGGTTCGCTGGTACTGGTCGTGGAAACGACCGGCGGCGCCGCCGCTCCTGCTGCTGCACCTGCCGCCGCTCCTGCACCTGCCGCGCAAGCCGCCGCCGCACCAGCCGTCGCTTCGGCACCGGTCGCTGCTGCTGCCCCTGCCGCCGCGCCTGCCGCAAATGGCAAGCTGGCACATGCGTCGCCTTCGATCCGCAAGTTCGCGCGCGAACTGGGCGTGGACCTGGCCCGCGTGGGCGGTTCCGGCCCGAAGGGCCGCATCACCCAGGAAGACGTGCAGAATTTCGTCAAGGGCGTGATGTCGGGCGCCGTCGCTGCGCCGAACGCGCCAGTGGCGAAGGCCGGTTCGGGCGTGGGCCTGGACTTGCTGCCATGGCCGTCGCTGGACTTCAGCAAGTTCGGCGCGACCGAATTGCTGCCGTTGTCGCGCATCAAGAAAATCTCGGGTCCGAATTTGCACCGCAACTGGGTCATGATCCCGCACGTCACGCAATTCGACGAAGCGGACGTGACGGACCTGGAAGCGTTCCGCGTCGATACCAACGCGGCCAACGCGAAGAACAAGGATGCGGCCAAGCTGACCATGCTGGCCTTCGTCATCAAGGCCTCCGTCGCCGCGCTGAAGAAATTCCCGGCGTTTAACGCTTCGCTCGACGCCAAGGGCGAAAACCTGATCCTCAAGCAGTACTACAACATCGGCTTCGCGGCCGACACGCCGAATGGCCTGGTGGTGCCTGTGATCAAGGGCGCGGACCAGAAGTCGGTCTCGCAAATCGCCCGCGAAATGACGGAACTGTCCTTGCAGGCGCGCGAAGGCAAGCTGAAACCGGCCGACATGCAGGGCGCCAGCTTCACGATCTCGTCCCTGGGCGGCATCGGCGGCACGCACTTCACGCCTATCGTGAATGCGCCGGAAGTGGCGATTCTGGGTCTGTCGAAAGCCTCGATCAAGCCGGTATGGGATGGCAAGGCCTTCCAGCCACGTTTGATGATGGGCACCTCGCTGTCCTACGACCACCGCGTGGTCGATGGCGCGATGGGCGCGCGATTCTCCGTGTACCTCGGCGAAGTCCTGGCCGACATGCGCAAAATTCTGCTGTAA
- a CDS encoding DHA2 family efflux MFS transporter permease subunit, with protein MSSPSTTPAASPAFPVISEKVSGRTWLAVAAGMLGAFMAVLDIQITNSSLKDILGSLSATQEEGSWISTAYLVAEIIVIPLTALLARVFGLRTYMIGTTAFFLLFSTLCGTAWNLESMIVFRMLQGFTGGALIPMAFTLVMLKLPPSKRAVGMAIFGLTATLAPAMGPTLGGYLSELYGWPSIFYINWVPGVLLIAGMIYGLDKEPMKLEMFWKADWLGIFFMALGLGCLTIFLEEGNSKDWFDSGFIIAFAALALTGILGWVVTSATRAEPFVNLALYGQRNFLVATVLSAVTGMGLYGSAFLLPLFLGQIAGYSPMQIGEVIMWVGLPQLFIMPFVAKLSSVVDNRILCSFGLLLFGGSCMMNAYMDASTGYDQLLWSQVVRALGQPFVMLTLSNFAMKGIAPKDMPSASSLFNMTRNLGGSIGIALLATALSTREHFHSQRLGEAINAYSSATQLRIDQLTSTFMAKGYDAVTAGNQALQAIDGIVRREAYVMAYNDGFFLIGAILLACILPLWLADKLKAPGGGGGGH; from the coding sequence ATGAGCAGCCCTTCCACCACACCGGCGGCATCGCCGGCGTTCCCCGTGATCAGCGAGAAAGTCTCCGGGCGCACCTGGCTGGCGGTCGCCGCCGGCATGCTGGGCGCCTTCATGGCGGTGCTCGACATCCAGATCACCAACTCCTCGCTCAAGGATATCCTTGGCTCGCTGTCGGCCACCCAGGAAGAGGGTTCGTGGATTTCCACGGCCTACCTGGTGGCGGAAATTATCGTCATTCCCCTCACCGCGCTGCTGGCGCGCGTGTTCGGCTTGCGCACCTACATGATCGGCACCACCGCCTTCTTCCTGCTGTTCTCCACCCTGTGCGGTACGGCCTGGAACCTGGAAAGCATGATCGTCTTCCGCATGCTGCAAGGCTTTACGGGCGGCGCGCTGATTCCGATGGCGTTCACCCTGGTGATGCTCAAGCTGCCGCCGTCGAAGCGCGCCGTCGGCATGGCCATTTTCGGCCTGACAGCCACTCTGGCGCCGGCCATGGGCCCGACCCTGGGCGGCTACCTCTCCGAGCTGTATGGCTGGCCCTCGATCTTCTACATCAACTGGGTGCCGGGCGTGCTGCTGATCGCCGGCATGATCTATGGCCTGGACAAGGAGCCGATGAAGCTGGAGATGTTCTGGAAAGCCGACTGGCTGGGCATCTTCTTCATGGCCCTGGGCCTGGGCTGCCTGACCATCTTCCTGGAAGAGGGTAATTCGAAGGACTGGTTCGACTCCGGTTTCATCATTGCCTTTGCCGCGCTGGCGCTGACGGGCATCCTGGGCTGGGTCGTCACCAGCGCCACGCGCGCCGAACCGTTCGTCAACCTGGCCCTGTACGGCCAGCGAAATTTTCTGGTCGCCACCGTGCTGTCGGCCGTGACGGGCATGGGCCTGTATGGCTCGGCCTTTTTGCTGCCCCTGTTCCTGGGCCAGATCGCCGGCTATTCGCCGATGCAGATCGGTGAAGTCATCATGTGGGTAGGCTTGCCGCAGCTGTTCATCATGCCCTTCGTCGCCAAGCTGTCGTCCGTGGTGGACAACCGCATCCTGTGCTCGTTCGGCCTGCTGCTGTTCGGCGGCTCGTGCATGATGAATGCCTACATGGACGCTTCCACCGGCTACGACCAGCTGCTGTGGTCGCAGGTGGTGCGCGCGCTGGGCCAGCCCTTCGTCATGTTGACCCTGTCGAACTTCGCCATGAAGGGGATCGCGCCGAAGGACATGCCGTCCGCATCAAGCCTGTTCAACATGACGCGCAACCTGGGCGGCTCGATCGGCATCGCCCTGCTGGCCACGGCCCTGAGCACTCGCGAGCATTTCCACTCGCAGCGCCTGGGTGAAGCGATCAATGCGTATTCCAGCGCCACGCAGCTGCGCATCGACCAGCTGACGTCCACTTTCATGGCCAAGGGCTATGACGCCGTCACGGCCGGCAACCAGGCCTTGCAGGCGATCGACGGCATCGTGCGCCGCGAAGCGTATGTGATGGCCTACAACGATGGCTTTTTCCTGATCGGCGCCATCCTGCTGGCCTGCATCTTGCCCCTGTGGCTGGCCGACAAACTCAAAGCTCCCGGTGGCGGTGGCGGCGGTCATTGA
- the lpdA gene encoding dihydrolipoyl dehydrogenase, with the protein MSTVEVKVPNIGDFKEVEVIELMVKVGDTIKVDQSLITVESDKASMEIPSTHAGVVKEIKVKVGDKIAEGSALLVVEASEGAAAAAPAAAPAPVAAAPAAAAAPASAAVAAIPASNYSGQVDIDVDMMVLGGGPGGYSAAFRAADLGMSTVIVERYATLGGVCLNVGCIPSKALLHVASVIDETAHMSNTGVTFAKPTIDIDQVRKYKEGVISNMTGGLAGMAKARKTQIVTGVGQFLSANHIEVTAGDGSKKVVQFKQAIIAAGSSVVKLPFVPEDPRIVDSTGALELRQIPKRMLVIGGGIIGLEMATVYSTFGARIDVVEMMDGLMQGADRDAVKVWQKFNEKRFDNIMTKTKTVAVEALPEGIKVTFEAAEAGATAPAPQVYDLVLVAVGRSPNGKKLAADKAGVQVTDRGFINVDSQMRTNVPNIFAIGDLVGQPMLAHKAVHEAHVAAEAAAGQKSHFDVKVIPSVAYTDPEVAWAGITEDEAKAKGIKVEKGHFPWAASGRAVANGRAEGFTKLLFDAETHRIIGGTIVGTHAGDMIGEIALAIEMGCDGTDIGKTIHPHPTLGESIGMAAEVYEGVCTDLPPPRKR; encoded by the coding sequence ATGAGCACAGTAGAGGTAAAAGTACCGAATATCGGCGACTTCAAGGAAGTCGAAGTCATCGAACTGATGGTCAAGGTGGGTGACACCATCAAGGTGGACCAGTCCCTGATCACGGTCGAATCGGACAAGGCCAGCATGGAAATTCCTTCGACCCATGCGGGTGTCGTCAAGGAAATCAAGGTCAAGGTTGGCGACAAGATCGCCGAAGGCAGCGCGCTGCTGGTGGTGGAAGCATCTGAAGGCGCGGCGGCTGCTGCGCCAGCGGCCGCTCCTGCGCCGGTTGCAGCCGCTCCGGCAGCCGCTGCCGCACCAGCATCTGCGGCCGTTGCCGCCATCCCGGCCAGCAATTACAGCGGCCAGGTCGACATCGACGTCGACATGATGGTGCTGGGCGGTGGTCCTGGCGGTTACTCGGCGGCGTTCCGCGCGGCCGACCTGGGCATGTCGACGGTCATCGTCGAGCGCTACGCCACCCTCGGCGGCGTGTGCCTGAACGTGGGCTGCATCCCGTCGAAGGCGCTGCTGCACGTCGCCTCCGTCATCGATGAAACGGCGCACATGTCGAATACGGGCGTGACGTTTGCCAAGCCGACGATCGACATCGACCAGGTACGCAAGTACAAGGAAGGCGTCATCTCGAACATGACGGGCGGCCTGGCTGGCATGGCCAAGGCACGCAAGACGCAAATCGTTACCGGCGTGGGCCAGTTCCTCAGCGCCAACCACATCGAAGTGACGGCAGGCGACGGCTCGAAAAAAGTCGTGCAGTTCAAGCAGGCCATCATCGCTGCCGGTTCGTCCGTGGTGAAACTGCCCTTCGTGCCGGAAGACCCGCGCATCGTCGATTCGACGGGTGCGCTGGAATTGCGCCAGATCCCGAAACGCATGCTGGTCATCGGCGGCGGCATCATCGGCCTGGAAATGGCGACCGTGTATTCCACGTTTGGCGCGCGCATCGACGTGGTCGAAATGATGGATGGCCTGATGCAGGGCGCCGACCGCGACGCCGTCAAGGTGTGGCAGAAGTTCAACGAGAAGCGCTTCGATAACATCATGACCAAGACCAAGACGGTGGCCGTCGAGGCGTTGCCGGAAGGCATCAAGGTCACGTTCGAAGCAGCCGAAGCGGGCGCCACGGCGCCAGCGCCGCAAGTCTACGACCTGGTGCTCGTCGCCGTGGGCCGTAGTCCGAACGGCAAGAAGCTGGCCGCAGACAAGGCCGGCGTGCAAGTGACGGACCGCGGTTTCATCAACGTCGACAGCCAGATGCGCACCAACGTGCCTAACATCTTCGCCATCGGCGATCTGGTGGGCCAGCCGATGCTGGCGCACAAGGCCGTGCATGAAGCCCACGTGGCAGCGGAAGCTGCCGCCGGCCAGAAGTCCCACTTCGATGTCAAGGTGATCCCGTCGGTCGCCTACACGGACCCGGAAGTGGCATGGGCCGGCATTACGGAAGACGAAGCGAAAGCCAAGGGCATCAAGGTCGAGAAGGGCCACTTCCCGTGGGCCGCCTCGGGCCGCGCCGTGGCCAATGGCCGCGCAGAAGGCTTTACCAAGCTGCTGTTCGACGCAGAAACGCATCGCATCATCGGCGGCACCATCGTCGGTACGCATGCGGGCGACATGATCGGCGAAATCGCCCTGGCCATCGAAATGGGCTGCGACGGCACCGACATCGGCAAGACCATCCACCCGCACCCGACGCTGGGCGAGTCGATCGGTATGGCCGCTGAAGTCTACGAAGGTGTCTGCACGGACTTGCCGCCACCGCGCAAGCGTTGA
- the aceE gene encoding pyruvate dehydrogenase (acetyl-transferring), homodimeric type codes for MSAQLNQVTTQIGTDPDMQETKEWLDALEAVLENEGPERAHYLMERMVDLARRRGAQIPFSSTTAYVNTIPTKQEAHCPGNLEYEERLRSWMRWNAMAMVVKANRADGDLGGHLSSFASLANMLGIGFNHFWHAPTADHGGDLLYIQGHSSPGVYARAFLEGRLTEEQMLNFRKEVDGKGLSSYPHPKLMPDFWQFPTVSMGLGPHMAIYQARFLKYLHARGIAKTDNRKIWAFCGDGEMDEPESLGAIGLAARDMLDNLVIVVNCNLQRLDGPVRGNTKIIQELEGEFRGAGWNVVKVIWGPGWDALLAQDKEGILQRVMMETVDGEYQNYKAKDGAYVRKHFFGKHPKLLEMVANMTDDDIWRLTRGGHDPHKIYAAFKIAQEHKGQPTVLLVKTIKGYGMGKSGEARNTAHQTKKLDDEAIREMRDRFSLPIPDDKLADIPFFKPADDAPEMVYLHERRKALGGYLPQRRQKSEETLPVPGLDAFKNVLEATPEGREISTTQAFVRVISTLLKDPNLGQRVVPILVDESRTFGMEGLFRQIGIYNPKGQLYEPVDKDQVMYYREDKAGQILQEGINEAGGMSSWIAAATSYSTNDRIMIPFYTFYSMFGFQRIGDQVWASADMRARGFLMGGTAGRTTLNGEGLQHEDGHSHIFAATIPTCMPYDPTFSHEVAVIIQDGLRRMIANQEDVFYYITIMNENYAQPGIKPGQEEGILKGMYKLQEGQADAKLRVQLIGCGTILRESIFAAELLQNDWGVAADVWSAPSLTLVARDGQDAERWNMVNPSKEQRVPYVTSLMQDTDGPIVATTDYMRAFAEQIRAFMPKGRTYKVLGTDGFGRSDSRAKLREFFEVNRYYVTVAALKSLADEGKIDVSVVEQAIAKYGIDANKPNPVTQ; via the coding sequence ATGTCAGCTCAACTGAACCAGGTAACGACACAGATCGGCACCGACCCGGATATGCAGGAAACCAAGGAGTGGCTGGACGCGCTCGAAGCCGTTCTGGAAAATGAAGGTCCGGAACGCGCGCATTACCTGATGGAACGCATGGTTGACCTGGCCCGCCGCCGTGGCGCCCAGATCCCGTTCTCCAGCACCACCGCCTACGTCAATACCATCCCCACCAAACAAGAAGCACACTGTCCCGGCAACCTGGAATATGAAGAGCGCCTGCGCTCGTGGATGCGCTGGAACGCCATGGCCATGGTGGTCAAGGCCAACCGCGCCGACGGCGATCTGGGCGGCCACTTGTCCTCGTTTGCTTCGCTGGCGAACATGCTGGGCATCGGTTTCAACCATTTCTGGCACGCGCCAACGGCCGACCACGGCGGCGACCTGCTGTACATCCAGGGCCACTCCTCGCCCGGCGTCTACGCGCGCGCCTTCCTCGAAGGTCGCTTGACGGAAGAGCAAATGCTGAACTTCCGCAAGGAAGTTGACGGCAAGGGCCTGTCTTCGTACCCGCATCCTAAATTGATGCCTGACTTCTGGCAGTTCCCGACCGTGTCGATGGGCCTGGGCCCGCACATGGCGATCTACCAGGCGCGCTTCCTGAAATACCTGCACGCACGCGGCATCGCGAAAACCGACAACCGCAAGATCTGGGCCTTCTGCGGCGATGGCGAGATGGACGAGCCGGAATCGCTGGGCGCGATCGGCCTGGCCGCACGCGACATGCTCGACAACCTGGTCATCGTGGTCAACTGCAACCTGCAGCGCCTGGACGGCCCTGTGCGCGGCAATACCAAGATCATCCAGGAACTGGAAGGCGAATTCCGCGGCGCCGGCTGGAACGTCGTCAAGGTCATCTGGGGCCCGGGCTGGGACGCCTTGCTGGCACAAGACAAGGAAGGCATCCTGCAGCGCGTGATGATGGAAACCGTCGACGGCGAATACCAGAACTACAAAGCGAAAGACGGCGCCTACGTGCGCAAGCACTTCTTCGGCAAGCATCCGAAGCTGCTGGAAATGGTTGCCAACATGACGGACGACGACATCTGGCGCCTGACCCGTGGCGGCCATGATCCGCACAAGATCTACGCGGCCTTCAAGATCGCCCAGGAACACAAGGGCCAGCCAACCGTCCTGCTGGTGAAAACCATCAAGGGCTACGGCATGGGCAAGTCGGGCGAAGCGCGCAACACGGCGCACCAGACGAAAAAACTGGACGACGAAGCCATCCGCGAAATGCGCGACCGCTTCTCGCTGCCTATTCCTGACGACAAGCTGGCCGACATCCCATTCTTCAAGCCTGCCGACGATGCGCCGGAAATGGTCTACCTGCACGAGCGCCGCAAGGCCCTGGGCGGCTACCTGCCGCAGCGTCGCCAGAAGTCGGAAGAAACCCTGCCTGTGCCTGGCCTGGACGCGTTCAAGAACGTGCTGGAAGCCACGCCTGAAGGCCGTGAAATCTCGACCACGCAAGCCTTCGTGCGCGTCATTTCGACCCTGCTGAAAGACCCGAATCTGGGCCAGCGCGTGGTGCCTATCCTGGTCGATGAATCGCGTACCTTCGGCATGGAAGGCCTGTTCCGCCAGATCGGCATCTACAACCCGAAAGGCCAGTTGTACGAGCCGGTCGACAAAGACCAGGTCATGTACTACCGCGAAGACAAGGCTGGCCAGATCCTGCAAGAGGGCATCAACGAAGCGGGTGGCATGAGCTCGTGGATCGCCGCGGCGACGTCGTATTCGACCAACGACCGCATCATGATCCCGTTCTACACCTTCTACTCGATGTTCGGCTTCCAGCGCATCGGCGACCAGGTATGGGCTTCTGCCGACATGCGCGCCCGTGGCTTCCTGATGGGCGGCACGGCTGGCCGTACGACCCTGAACGGCGAAGGCTTGCAGCACGAAGATGGCCACAGCCATATCTTCGCCGCAACCATCCCGACCTGCATGCCGTACGACCCGACCTTCAGCCATGAAGTCGCCGTCATCATCCAGGACGGCCTGCGCCGTATGATCGCCAATCAGGAAGATGTGTTCTACTACATCACGATCATGAACGAGAACTACGCCCAGCCAGGCATCAAGCCAGGCCAGGAAGAAGGCATCCTGAAAGGCATGTACAAGCTGCAGGAAGGCCAGGCCGACGCCAAACTGCGCGTACAACTGATCGGTTGCGGCACCATCCTGCGCGAATCGATCTTCGCTGCCGAATTGCTGCAAAACGATTGGGGCGTGGCCGCAGATGTGTGGTCGGCGCCGTCGCTGACCCTGGTGGCCCGCGATGGCCAGGATGCCGAGCGCTGGAACATGGTCAACCCGTCGAAAGAGCAGCGCGTGCCGTACGTGACGTCGCTGATGCAGGACACGGATGGCCCGATCGTCGCCACGACCGATTACATGCGCGCGTTTGCAGAACAGATCCGCGCCTTCATGCCGAAGGGCCGCACTTACAAAGTGTTGGGCACCGATGGCTTTGGCCGCTCGGACAGCCGCGCCAAGCTGCGCGAGTTCTTCGAAGTGAACCGTTATTATGTCACCGTGGCCGCGCTCAAATCGCTGGCTGACGAAGGCAAGATCGACGTGTCGGTGGTGGAGCAGGCGATTGCCAAGTACGGCATCGACGCGAACAAACCGAATCCGGTGACCCAGTAA
- a CDS encoding TetR/AcrR family transcriptional regulator, giving the protein MSDPGLSNTLSTDTESGDAPQELSCCGKPAGRPRAADMEARMENLLHTAGCLFLEKGYGKVSLEMIAREAHVAVRTIYVKFGGKAGLFNAVVELRRAAYFSTMPALETDMRPLPAILGEFGLLFVQLVTMPAAIRLNRMVVAEAATHPELAETFYKVGPGQTREMLIKFFSRPDIAPLFRAELTPSILALHLLNCLLGDQMSRLLFPPQQQPDVAQLRAKVALSLDLFLRGTLHQPLAA; this is encoded by the coding sequence ATGTCCGATCCCGGCCTCAGCAATACCTTAAGCACCGATACAGAATCCGGCGATGCCCCACAGGAACTTTCCTGCTGCGGCAAACCGGCCGGCCGGCCGCGCGCGGCCGACATGGAAGCGCGCATGGAAAACCTGCTGCACACGGCTGGCTGCCTGTTTCTGGAAAAAGGGTATGGAAAGGTCAGCCTGGAAATGATCGCCCGCGAAGCCCATGTGGCCGTACGCACGATTTATGTGAAATTTGGCGGCAAGGCGGGCTTGTTCAACGCCGTGGTGGAGCTGCGCCGCGCCGCCTACTTCTCGACCATGCCGGCGCTGGAAACGGATATGCGCCCCTTGCCCGCCATCCTGGGCGAGTTCGGCTTGCTGTTCGTACAACTGGTCACCATGCCGGCGGCCATTCGCCTGAATCGCATGGTGGTGGCCGAAGCGGCCACGCACCCGGAACTGGCGGAAACGTTTTACAAAGTGGGGCCGGGTCAGACGCGCGAGATGCTGATCAAGTTTTTCAGCCGTCCCGACATCGCGCCACTGTTTCGCGCGGAGTTGACGCCGTCCATCCTGGCGCTGCACCTGCTCAATTGCCTGTTGGGCGACCAGATGTCGCGCCTGCTGTTTCCGCCGCAGCAGCAGCCGGATGTGGCACAGTTGCGCGCCAAGGTAGCGCTTAGCCTGGACCTGTTTCTGCGCGGCACCTTGCACCAGCCGCTCGCGGCCTGA